The Apodemus sylvaticus chromosome 22, mApoSyl1.1, whole genome shotgun sequence genome includes a region encoding these proteins:
- the Myl2 gene encoding myosin regulatory light chain 2, ventricular/cardiac muscle isoform isoform X1, which produces MFEQAQIQEFKEAFTIMDQNRDGFIDKNDLRDTFAALGRVNVKNEEIDEMIKEAPGPINFTVFLTMFGEKLKGADPEETILNAFKVFDPEGKGSLKADYVREMLTTQAERFSKEEIDQMFAAFPPDVTGNLDYKNLVHIITHGEEKD; this is translated from the exons ATGTTCGagcaggcccagatccaggagtTCAAGGAG gccttcACGATCATGGACCAGAACAGAGATGGCTTCATTGACAAGAACGACCTGAGGGACACATTTGCTGCCCTAG GACGCGTAAATGTGAAAAATGAGGAGATCGATGAAATGATCAAAGAGGCTCCAGGTCCAATCAACTTCACCGTGTTCCTCACCATGTTTGGGGAGAAACTTAAAG GGGCTGACCCCGAGGAGACCATTCTCAACGCGTTCAAGGTGTTTGACCCTGAAGGCAAAGGGTCTCTGAAGGCCGACTA TGTCCGGGAGATGCTGACCACACAAGCAGAGAGGTTCTCCAAAGAGGAG ATCGACCAGATGTTCGCAGCCTTTCCCCCCGACGTCACCGGCAATCTTGACTATAAGAATCTGGTCCACATCATCACCCACGGAGAGGAGAAGGACTGA
- the Myl2 gene encoding myosin regulatory light chain 2, ventricular/cardiac muscle isoform isoform X2 codes for MFEQAQIQEFKEVGAAGLCFPPGRVNVKNEEIDEMIKEAPGPINFTVFLTMFGEKLKGADPEETILNAFKVFDPEGKGSLKADYVREMLTTQAERFSKEEIDQMFAAFPPDVTGNLDYKNLVHIITHGEEKD; via the exons ATGTTCGagcaggcccagatccaggagtTCAAGGAGGTGGGTGCGGCagg TCTGTGTTTCCCACCAGGACGCGTAAATGTGAAAAATGAGGAGATCGATGAAATGATCAAAGAGGCTCCAGGTCCAATCAACTTCACCGTGTTCCTCACCATGTTTGGGGAGAAACTTAAAG GGGCTGACCCCGAGGAGACCATTCTCAACGCGTTCAAGGTGTTTGACCCTGAAGGCAAAGGGTCTCTGAAGGCCGACTA TGTCCGGGAGATGCTGACCACACAAGCAGAGAGGTTCTCCAAAGAGGAG ATCGACCAGATGTTCGCAGCCTTTCCCCCCGACGTCACCGGCAATCTTGACTATAAGAATCTGGTCCACATCATCACCCACGGAGAGGAGAAGGACTGA